In the Nocardioides marmotae genome, TGAACGTCGTCCCGCCGCGGTCGGCCGAGAGCAGCTCGGCCAGCCCCAGCCGCGGCGCCCACGCCGAGCGCAGCTCCCAGCGGTCCCACAGGAAGGGGAGCGGCCCGGCGGTCTTGGTGTGCCGCACCTCGAGCCGGCCGCGGTGGGCGTGGACGTCGCACTCGATGACGTCGGCCCCGAGCAGGTTCGCCGCGTGCAGGCCACCGAGCGAGTTGCCCGCCCGGTGGGCGATGGCCAGGACGCTCATCGCGCGGCTCGCAGCCGTCGTCGTCGCGCGAGGGCCCGGGCCGGGACGGTCGCCGCCAGCGCGATCGCGATGCCCGCCACGACGTCGAGCAGGTAGTGGTTGGCGGTGACGACCACGGCGAGGACCATCAGGACCGGCAGCGCGGAGGCCAGGAGCCGCAGCGGCAGCGAGGAGGTCGCGGCCACGATCGCCATCGCCACGAGGAGGTCCCAGCCGGCGTGCAGGCTCGGCATGGCGGCGTACTGGTTGACGAACGCGGGCGGCTGGAGGACGCGGTAGGCCTCCGAGGACTGGCTCACGGTGTCGACCAGGCCCAGGCCGGCCAGGCGCGGCGGCGCCACCGGGAAGAGGGCGAAGACGACCATCCCGATCGCGCCGGAGATCATCATCGAGTCCCGCAGCCACAAGAAGTTGTCGCGGTGCTGCCAGGCCAGCCACACCATGGTCACGATGATGACCGGCCAGTGCCCCCAGATGTAGATCCAGTTCGCGACCGTCTCCACCCTGCCGTAGGACTCCAGCGGCGCCTGCGCGACCTCCTCGAGGTCGATCCCGAGCCACCGCTCGAAGGAGACCACCAGGCGCGCGTTCTCCTGCGCGCGATCGACCCGGCCCTCGGTGAGGCCGCGGACGCCGAAGTAGACGAGGACCGCGAGGGTCACCACCACCGCCTGGCCGAGCACCCAGGGGAGCTGTGAGCGCACCGCGGTGGTCGCCGGTGGGGACAGGCGCATCGGAGACCTCGTAGGTGCGTGGCAGGGACGGGCGGCGCTGGCGCAGCGCCCGCGGGATCCCTCCCATGCTGGCCACGCGCGGCCGTCTGACCACTGCCGAAGGTCCCGGCGCGCCGGGCCCTGGTGGTCCCGCCGGGGCGGCTCAGGCCGCGGCCGGCACCGGCCCCTCGGAACCTCGCGAAGCCGCCCGGCGGGCGAGCAGCAGGCTGACGCCGCCGAGCAGGAGGGCCGGCAGCCAGGCCACGGCGGCCTTCAGGGAGACGGCCGCGGCCGCTGCGGTCCAGGGGACGCCGGCGGCGGCCAGGGCCAGGACGAGCGCGCCGTCGCGGGGGCTGGCGCCGTTGGGCCCGGGGACCGCGCCGGCGAGCTGGCTGGCCCCGAAGGCCCCCAGCGCGACCATCGGCGAGATCCCGTGCCCGGTCGCGGCGACGGTGCCGAGGAGCAGCCCGGCGATCGTGGCCTGGTAGAGCGCCGAGAGCCAGAACCCGTGGAGGAGCTGACGGGGCCGCGGCAGCGGCCGGGTCGGCAGCCACTCCGGCCGGACCTTGCGCAGGACGAGCACGACCACCACGGCGGCGACCGACACGCCGATGGCGACGGCCAGGGTGCGGGCCGGCAGGGCCGTGCCCGCGAAGACGACGAAGGCCGCCAGGCCGAGCGCCCCGACCAGCCGGTCGGTGCCGACGCTCAGCACGGCGTCGCCGCGGGCCACCCCGACCCGGCGCAGCCGGTGCATCCGCCACAGGTCCGCCCCGACGTGGCCGGGCGTGACCAGCCCCAGCAGCTCGGACTCGGCGTAGGCACGCAGGTGCCACCTGCGGCTCAGGCCCGCGCCGGTGAGCGCGCGCCACCGCAGCGGGCACGCGACGTACTTGCCGAGCACCCAGGGCACGAGGCCGAGCAGCAGCGGCACCACCGACACGTCGGGCAGGCGGGGCAGGGTCACGGCGGGGACGATCAGGCTCACGGCGACGCCGACGACCAGGGCGGTCCGCGACTGCGCGGCCCGGTTCAGCCGGGCGCCGGCGCGGCGCCACCAGGAGGCCGGGAGGTCGCTCGGCGGCTTGCTCGTCGTTTCGGGCTGCTGGGTGGTCTGCTGGGTGGTCTGCTGGGCGGCCGGGGAGGGCTGCGGGCCGATGAGTGGCGAGAGGGTCATCTCAGGGAAGGGTGTCTCGGGGGTCCGTTGTCCTCGAGCGGTCTCGAGCTGGTTCCAGTCTGGCTCGGGACTTCAAGGGTCCCCAGGGCCGCATGCGAGAGCCCGGTCACACGACGGGCGCCGGTTAGGGTTACCTTCCTTGAAGCGCCCCCGGCATTAACGTCACACTGGCGTAGTGGAATTCGAGGAGGCCCGCCCCGCGGGCGACCAGCCGACGCGTCAGCGCGTCGCCCGGTCGATCCTCGTCGATGGTCCCTCGACCGCCGCGGCGCTCGCCGAGCGCCTGGCGCTGACCCCGGCGGCGGTGCGTCGCCACCTCGACCAGCTGGTCGAGGAAGGCGCCGTCGAGGCCCGTGAGCCGCGCACCTCGGCCACCCGTGGCCGCGGCCGCCCGGCGAAGGTGTTCGCGCTGACCGAGGTCGGTCGCGACAGCTTCGACCAGCACTACGACGACCTCGCCGTGCAGGCGCTGCGGTTCCTGCGCGAGACCGGCGGCGAGGACGCCGTCCGGGAATTCGCGAGCCGCCGCGTGGCTTTCATCCCCGAGCGGTTCGACGAGCTCGTCGAGCAGCACCCGGAGCTCAGCCCGGCGGAGGTCCTGGCCCGCGTCCTCACCGACGAGGGCTACGCCGCCGCGGTGCGTGACGTGCCGGTGGGGGAGCAGCTGTGCCAGCAGCACTGCCCCGTCAGCCACGTCGCCCACGAGTTCCCGCAGCTGTGCGAGGCGGAGACCGAGGCGATCGCCTTGGTGCTCGGCAGCCACGTGCAGCGGCTGGCCACCATCGCCCACGGCGACGGGGTCTGCACCACCTGCATCCCGAGCATCCCGGCACCTACCGAGCAGGACGACAGCGTGGCGCCGGCCGCGCAGCGGCACGGGGCGCAGCCCCGTCGCGACACGCTCGTCCCATCCACACAGACCAGCGCGGCGCCGGCCGCGCAGCGGCACGGGGCGCAGCCCCGTCGCGACACGCTCGTCCCATCCACACAGAAGGAGACGGTCACCCCATGACCTCCATCGAGGAGCTCAACCCCGAGCTCAAGGGCATCGGCCGCTACGAGTTCGGCTGGGCCGACCCGGACACCGCGGGTGCGACCGCCAAGCGTGGCCTCAACGAGGACGTCGTCCGCGACATCTCCTCGAAGAAGAGCGAGCCGCAGTGGATGCTCGACCTGCGCCTGAAGGGCCTCAAGCTCTTCGGCCGCAAGCCGATGCCGACCTGGGGCTCCGACCTCGGCGGGATCGACTTCGACAACATCAAGTACTTCGTCCGGTCCAGCGAGAAGCAGGCCGCGACCTGGGACGACCTCCCCGAGGACATCAAGAACACCTACGACAAGCTCGGCATCCCCGAGGCGGAGAAGCAGCGCCTGGTCTCCGGTGTCGCCGCGCAGTACGAGTCCGAGGTCGTCTACCACTCGATCCGCGAGGACCTCGAGGCGCAGGGCGTGCTCTTCCTCGACACCGACACCGCGCTCAAGGAGCAGCCCGAGCTGTTCAAGGAGTACTTCGGCACCGTCATCCCCGTCGGTGACAACAAGTTCTCCGCGCTGAACACCGCGGTCTGGTCCGGCGGCTCGTTCATCTACGTGCCCAAGGGCGTCCACGTCGACATCCCGCTCCAGGCCTACTTCCGGATCAACACCGAGAACATGGGCCAGTTCGAGCGGACGCTGATCATCGCCGACGAGGACTCCTACGTGCACTACGTCGAGGGCTGCACGGCGCCGATCTACTCCTCGGACTCCCTGCACTCCGCCGTGGTGGAGATCATCGTGAAGAAGGGCGCCCGCGTCCGCTACACGACCATCCAGAACTGGTCGAACAACGTCTACAACCTCGTCACCAAGCGCGCGACCTGCGAGGCCGGCGCGACGATGGAGTGGGTCGACGGCAACATCGGCTCCAAGGTGACGATGAAGTACCCGGCCGTCTACCTCATGGGCGAGCACGCCAAGGGCGAGACGCTCTCGATCGCCTTCGCCGGCGAGGGCCAGCACCAGGACGCCGGCGCCAAGATGGTCCACGCCGCGCCGAACACCTCGAGCTCGATCCTCTCCAAGTCCGTCGCGCGCGGCGGCGGCCGCACCTCCTACCGCGGCCTGATCCAGGTCAACGAGGGCGCCCACGGCTCGAAGTCCAACGTGCTGTGCGACGCGCTGCTGGTCGACCAGATCAGCCGCTCGGACACCTACCCCTACGTCGACATCCGCGAGGACGACGTGTCCATGGGCCACGAGGCGAGTGTCTCGAAGGTCTCCGACGACCAGCTCTTCTACCTCATGTCGCGCGGCATGGAGGAGGACGAGGCGATGGCGATGATCGTCCGCGGCTTCGTGGAGCCGATCGCCAAGGAGCTGCCGATGGAGTACGCCCTGGAGCTGAACCGCCTGATCGAGCTGCAGATGGAGGGCGCGGTCGGCTGATCGCCGCCCGTCGTTCCGCCCCGTCGATTCCCCAGAAGGACAAACCGTAGTGACCGTGACTGACACCGACCCGGCCATCGCGCGCGACAGCGTCGCGAGCGCGCTCGAGCAGGACCGGGTGGAGTCCCACCTCAACCCGCCGCCGTCGTACGACCTCGCCGACCACCCGCTCCCCACCGGGCGCGAGGAGGTGTGGCGCTTCACCCCGCTCAAGCGGCTGCGCGGCATCCTCGACGGCGAGGCCTCCGCGACCAAGCTGCGTCGCGAGGTCTCCCTGCCCGAGGGCGTGACCCTCACCGAGATCACCGCCGAGCAGGCGCGTGAGCTCGGCGAGCTCGCGCCCAACGACCGGCCCTCCGCGCTGGCCGTCGCCAACGCCGGCGGCGCCGTGCTGCTCGACGTCCCGGCCGACCTCGAGCTCGAGACCACCGACCCCGTCGTGGTCACGCTGACCGGCGAGAACGCCGACGACCTCGTGTGGGGCCATGTCGTGGTCCGCCTCGGGCGCCACTCCAAGGCCACCATCGTGCTGCGCCACACCGGCTCGGCGCGGTACGCCGCCACCACGACCGTGGTCGTGGGCGACGGCGCCGAGCTCAACATGGTCTCCCTGCAGGACTGGGACGACGACGCGGTCCACCTGGGCCGCGACGCGATCCGGGTCGGCCGCGACGCGAGCGTCAAGCACACCTCGGTGAGCTTCGGCGGCGACGTGGTCCGGATGCACGCCAACGTCGAGTACGACGGCCCCGGCGGGCACGCCGAGCTGCTCGGGCTGTACTTCGCCGACGCCGGCCAGCACCTCGAGCACCGGCTCTTCGCCGACCACAACCAGCCGCGGACGAAGTCCAACGTCGCCTACAAGGGTGCGCTGCAGGGCAAGGGCGCGCGGACGGTCTGGATCGGCAACGTGCTGATCCGCAAGGTCGCCGAGGGCATCGAGACCTACGAGGAGAACCGCAACCTCGTGCTCACCGACGGCTGCCAGGCCGACTCGGTGCCGAACCTGGAGATCGAGACCGGCGAGATCGAGGGCGCGGGCCACGCGTCGGCGACCGCCCGCTTCGACGACGAGCAGCTGTTCTACCTGCGCTCGCGCGGCGTCTCCGACGCCGAGGCGCGCCGCCTGGTGCTGCACGGGTTCTTCAACGACCTGATCCGCAAGGTCGGCATCCCCTCCCTGGAGGAGCAGCTGACCGCCACCGTCGAGGCCGAGCTGGCCAAGAACGTCCTCGACGGCCTGCCGCCGGTGGGCTCCTCGTGACCTTCGAGCGTGCCTGCTGGCTGAGCGACGTACCCGACGACG is a window encoding:
- a CDS encoding phosphatase PAP2 family protein, with product MRLSPPATTAVRSQLPWVLGQAVVVTLAVLVYFGVRGLTEGRVDRAQENARLVVSFERWLGIDLEEVAQAPLESYGRVETVANWIYIWGHWPVIIVTMVWLAWQHRDNFLWLRDSMMISGAIGMVVFALFPVAPPRLAGLGLVDTVSQSSEAYRVLQPPAFVNQYAAMPSLHAGWDLLVAMAIVAATSSLPLRLLASALPVLMVLAVVVTANHYLLDVVAGIAIALAATVPARALARRRRLRAAR
- a CDS encoding lysylphosphatidylglycerol synthase domain-containing protein produces the protein MTLSPLIGPQPSPAAQQTTQQTTQQPETTSKPPSDLPASWWRRAGARLNRAAQSRTALVVGVAVSLIVPAVTLPRLPDVSVVPLLLGLVPWVLGKYVACPLRWRALTGAGLSRRWHLRAYAESELLGLVTPGHVGADLWRMHRLRRVGVARGDAVLSVGTDRLVGALGLAAFVVFAGTALPARTLAVAIGVSVAAVVVVLVLRKVRPEWLPTRPLPRPRQLLHGFWLSALYQATIAGLLLGTVAATGHGISPMVALGAFGASQLAGAVPGPNGASPRDGALVLALAAAGVPWTAAAAAVSLKAAVAWLPALLLGGVSLLLARRAASRGSEGPVPAAA
- a CDS encoding helix-turn-helix transcriptional regulator; amino-acid sequence: MEFEEARPAGDQPTRQRVARSILVDGPSTAAALAERLALTPAAVRRHLDQLVEEGAVEAREPRTSATRGRGRPAKVFALTEVGRDSFDQHYDDLAVQALRFLRETGGEDAVREFASRRVAFIPERFDELVEQHPELSPAEVLARVLTDEGYAAAVRDVPVGEQLCQQHCPVSHVAHEFPQLCEAETEAIALVLGSHVQRLATIAHGDGVCTTCIPSIPAPTEQDDSVAPAAQRHGAQPRRDTLVPSTQTSAAPAAQRHGAQPRRDTLVPSTQKETVTP
- the sufB gene encoding Fe-S cluster assembly protein SufB, with amino-acid sequence MTSIEELNPELKGIGRYEFGWADPDTAGATAKRGLNEDVVRDISSKKSEPQWMLDLRLKGLKLFGRKPMPTWGSDLGGIDFDNIKYFVRSSEKQAATWDDLPEDIKNTYDKLGIPEAEKQRLVSGVAAQYESEVVYHSIREDLEAQGVLFLDTDTALKEQPELFKEYFGTVIPVGDNKFSALNTAVWSGGSFIYVPKGVHVDIPLQAYFRINTENMGQFERTLIIADEDSYVHYVEGCTAPIYSSDSLHSAVVEIIVKKGARVRYTTIQNWSNNVYNLVTKRATCEAGATMEWVDGNIGSKVTMKYPAVYLMGEHAKGETLSIAFAGEGQHQDAGAKMVHAAPNTSSSILSKSVARGGGRTSYRGLIQVNEGAHGSKSNVLCDALLVDQISRSDTYPYVDIREDDVSMGHEASVSKVSDDQLFYLMSRGMEEDEAMAMIVRGFVEPIAKELPMEYALELNRLIELQMEGAVG
- the sufD gene encoding Fe-S cluster assembly protein SufD, with product MTDTDPAIARDSVASALEQDRVESHLNPPPSYDLADHPLPTGREEVWRFTPLKRLRGILDGEASATKLRREVSLPEGVTLTEITAEQARELGELAPNDRPSALAVANAGGAVLLDVPADLELETTDPVVVTLTGENADDLVWGHVVVRLGRHSKATIVLRHTGSARYAATTTVVVGDGAELNMVSLQDWDDDAVHLGRDAIRVGRDASVKHTSVSFGGDVVRMHANVEYDGPGGHAELLGLYFADAGQHLEHRLFADHNQPRTKSNVAYKGALQGKGARTVWIGNVLIRKVAEGIETYEENRNLVLTDGCQADSVPNLEIETGEIEGAGHASATARFDDEQLFYLRSRGVSDAEARRLVLHGFFNDLIRKVGIPSLEEQLTATVEAELAKNVLDGLPPVGSS